A stretch of DNA from Salvelinus sp. IW2-2015 linkage group LG20, ASM291031v2, whole genome shotgun sequence:
GTTCTTCTCCTCACAAMGATAGACATTTGGTAAATGTTTCAGACTTTGATCTCCTCTTCCTCAGGGAAGGTGTAAGGGACTTTAGGCTGGctgaggggtgaggaggaggaggaggaggcagaatcGCTGCGATGACTCCTGGAGAAGGAGCCTCCCCCGTAGTGACGCGCCAGCACGTCAGCTGCCCTCTGGAACCTCTCAGCTTCCATAACTGGTTCTACCTGTGTAGGAGACCCCATAGATGCGTCTGGCGTCTTAAGAgacctctcatcctcctcctctccctctgcccacTCTGAGCTGCAAGAGCGCCCCCTGTTGTTCACATTCATTTTGAGCGGAGTGCTTGACATGGAAGGGTTTGATGAGCTTAGCATGGGGCTCTGAACAGCCAGCTCAAACACAGagctctgctcctcctcttcctcctcttcctcctcttcccccaacTCCCAGTTGTGATTGGGCATAGTGAGGCAACTGGGGCTGTCAATCATGCCCAGAACCTCACTCATGAGGGAGGGGCCAAGGTCCACTGTGAAAGAGGTGAAGGAATCGGAGCGCGTTAGCGCGAAGCCATCGTTGTCTGGGAGCGAGCCACAGCTAAAGTTCTGAGCGAACAGTCCGGTGCCGTCCTGCAGCTGTTTATCTAGGCGGGCGTGGCGGGGTAGTGTGATGAAACCAGACTGCAGACCTGCAGACAGGAAGGAGACAAACatattaaaatgtaaaacatttttagaacAGTTCATGCCTTGAAAAAGGCCATTGTCTATTCTATTAATGCAGCagtataataatatacagtataatatccaATTACTTTCATTAGACAGAGAAACCAACTTTCAAAGAAGTGCATTGAAAATAATGTCAGGGAGCCTTGCAGTTTGCCACATTGGCCAGAGGGTGACAGTATAAAACAAGCAAGGTGTTTAGTGTTTTCAGAGCACCAGCCCaacccacacacattccacaGTGCCATGACTTCACTGGTTCCTGGTTCTGAATGCTccctggggtggggggggggggggggcttggtttTATGCCAGTGGACAGTTCTCAGCCGCTActgaaagagaagtgggaggaggACCCAGAAAGACATATAAAGAGGATAACAGAGTGGGAAAGAGAAAGGAACTTAAAGTTTTTCAAAAGTTGATGATGTGGAGAGTAGAAAAGGAATGAGAGGAAAATGggacaggagaggaaagaaagaagagcTAAAGAAATGACCAGAATATACAAATGAACATGTACATCACAGATCCCCCAGATCATCTAGCTCTCTGTGCCCTCTGTTGCTGCTCTTTATTTGGGTACATTCCATCTGAGTTGGGTAACTATTCAGTGGCTGGGGGAATTCCAGACATCCACATACCGTTCTAAAAACCCCTacccctgaacacacacacacagtttcgcTGTACCAGCAGTGATTTAAGGGAGATGATGAGTGTTGGGTTTCTGCGGTGCAGTCAAGCAGCACACAAACACTAAAGATGACAGGAAATGCCCTCTCGGTATCTTTCTCTCCCcagctgtgtttgtttgtgtttatagGCGTAATTGTGCCGCAGGTGTAACCAAGGTAATTGCaaatgatctgtttgttgactgttTGGTGGTTTGAGAAGAGGAAATggcaccctgtgtgtgtgtgtgtgtgtgtgtgtgtgtgtgtgtgtgtgtgtgtgtgtgtgtgtgtgtgtgtgtgtgtgtgtgtgtgtgtgtgtgggtttgttgtGGTGGGGCAATATGCTGCTTTTTCCATTACAGATGTTCTTACCGTAGCTGTAGAGGGAGGCATCTGGGGAGCTCACTGAGCTGGGGAACAGCACCCTCTGGTAGCCGTTGGGCATGTCAATGTTCAGCTGGGGCAGTGAGATGGCGTTCTTGATGATGGGTGAGACAGGAGGCGGTGGGGGTGAAAGGTCACGGGAACCGATCCTGGCACGGGGCACAGGGGACCGGCGTACATGCCTCAGGGTGCGGGAGAAGAAGCGGGTGGTCTTCGTGCTGGTGGTGGGTGAATCGGGGCTCACTGGTTCCCCTTTGCCCCCATGATTGCTAAGGAAGGAGGTGTCTCCGAACACATCGCCGCCGCGGCCCACGTGCATGGTGTGACGAAAATCTGGTAGCGGTGGGCTGATCATGTCCACGGAGAGTTCGCTCTTAAAGCGCCTCTTCCCCTGAGAGCCTGACACTAGGCCTTTAATC
This window harbors:
- the LOC111980311 gene encoding cdc42 effector protein 1 isoform X2, producing MSLGKLPGIKGLVSGSQGKRRFKSELSVDMISPPLPDFRHTMHVGRGGDVFGDTSFLSNHGGKGEPVSPDSPTTSTKTTRFFSRTLRHVRRSPVPRARIGSRDLSPPPPPVSPIIKNAISLPQLNIDMPNGYQRVLFPSSVSSPDASLYSYGLQSGFITLPRHARLDKQLQDGTGLFAQNFSCGSLPDNDGFALTRSDSFTSFTVDLGPSLMSEVLGMIDSPSCLTMPNHNWELGEEEEEEEEEEQSSVFELAVQSPMLSSSNPSMSSTPLKMNVNNRGRSCSSEWAEGEEEDERSLKTPDASMGSPTQVEPVMEAERFQRAADVLARHYGGGSFSRSHRSDSASSSSSSPLSQPKVPYTFPEEEEIKV
- the LOC111980311 gene encoding cdc42 effector protein 4 isoform X1, whose product is MDFTGNILIHRNISKKTRVAHIENTIFYIPFPFIAHGAIANFQRILWVFISATMSLGKLPGIKGLVSGSQGKRRFKSELSVDMISPPLPDFRHTMHVGRGGDVFGDTSFLSNHGGKGEPVSPDSPTTSTKTTRFFSRTLRHVRRSPVPRARIGSRDLSPPPPPVSPIIKNAISLPQLNIDMPNGYQRVLFPSSVSSPDASLYSYGLQSGFITLPRHARLDKQLQDGTGLFAQNFSCGSLPDNDGFALTRSDSFTSFTVDLGPSLMSEVLGMIDSPSCLTMPNHNWELGEEEEEEEEEEQSSVFELAVQSPMLSSSNPSMSSTPLKMNVNNRGRSCSSEWAEGEEEDERSLKTPDASMGSPTQVEPVMEAERFQRAADVLARHYGGGSFSRSHRSDSASSSSSSPLSQPKVPYTFPEEEEIKV